CAGGGTTCCACTCTCTCATGCCTACAACACTCCCAAAGGACTTCCGGAATGCTGCAGCAGAgggaaaatttttgaaatcttgcagagaaggaaataaacacaAAGGAATAAATATATGCCTTACCATAGACACCAAGCAAAGCCAAAAGCTGAACCCAGGGCTCTAGACTCCCATTCCGTGCTCCTAGCACAAACTCCATAGAAAGCATAAAAGCGTGGGAAAGAAGAAACTGGCCTAGACTCGGGTTCCATAGCCCTAGACTGGGTGAGGGCAGAGCCCAGGATTTGTgctggcttgggtcaggcactgAGAATGGCCCTAGGAGCTCCTGGCCTGCAGCAGCTgaggggggaagaggaggaaactgaaggaAGTGGAAAGGACATGTCCGGGAAGGAGCTAAGCCCGGGGCTTTTCAAAACGTAGAGCAAGAACACACCCATCCTCAGTTCTCCCACCTTTGTGCGAGCCCTTCTCCCACAGGACCAGCACCACATGTTTCCACTGGCACCCTGACAAAGAAGCAAAAAACAGGACCCCCTTTTAAAGCACCTCATCCCGGAGCTCGGCGAGCcggttcccaggctggagtggccagGAGCCGAGCCGATCCCCAGCGGAGAAGCGGGAGGACTGGGAATCTTGCCTCCGTTCTCCTCCCCGACCACCCACCGGGGAAGCCCCACCACCGTCCTAGAGTCCCTGCCGTCGCCCCTCTCCCCCGCCCCGGTGGGCAGACTGCGGGTCTGCGCCGTCCGGGGTTCTGCGTCGCAGCTGCCGGCCGGAGTCACCTTCCATAGAGGCCACACGGAACTGCCTGGCGCTCCTCGGGCTGTGGGACCCGTGGGGTTAAGTCTGAGTCCCCGCCCGGCGAGGAGCAGAGAGCGCAGAGTTGGGGCGGTACAGGCCGCCAGGCAGCCGGCGGGGctaggagagggaggaaaggcgGGATCCTCCGGGAAGTCGATTCTCCGGCGTCCGCCTGCGGCCACTGCCAAATCTTCCCCATTACTTTCGTctactccctccccttttccctcGAGGACCGCTGGGTCCAGAGTTTCTAGGATGGGGGTGGGGCGCTGTCAGCAGAAAAAGCCAAGTCTTTGGGCGGCACCCGAGCACGTCCAAACTCTCCCATCCCACTGGCCTGCGCCGGGGTAGAATGTGACCGGTGAACAGAGAGCCTGGGAGGGACGCGGTGACCTGGGGAGAAGGGGAACCCGGTAGGGCCTGGGCGAGGCTGCAGAGCCCTCTCCTAGCCAAAGCTGCCCAAACTTTCTTCCCCTGGAGGCTCCTTccacccctctccctccccttcctcctggaCACCCCCTTAAACGGTCTCcgccttcccttctctcctcttccctccccacctcGATCCACCCCTCTTCGTCTTCGCCCGCTCCCCCCGCTCTcctgtcctcctcctccctccctctttgggCATCCGCCCCGTCAATCTCCGCCGCCGCCGGCCCCAACCCGGCCCctctccgcttcccaggctctCAGAGCGCCCCAGGCTCCAGTCGAGCCGCCCTCCGTTCTGCGCGGAGCGGGGCGATCTGTCAGCGGAGCCGGCCGGGGGGAGCCGCCCGGCCCGCCGAGGCTCGGGTTACCAGTGACTGACAGCGTCTCCATGGCGAATAATTTGACTCCGACTATTGTCTGGCGCTGGCAGGCCCCGGGTCAGATAACCGGACCAATCAGGGCGCGGGCCGCCGCGCCTCATGCCCGCTTAGaataatattattaagaaagCTGAGAGCTAGCTAGACGGGAGGGAGAACGAGTGAGAAGCGAGCGAGGGAACGGCGGGCGGGCGCGGAGCATGCGGAGCGGCGCCCCGGGCGGCCCCCGGGCTTGGGCGAGGGCTTGGGCCAGGCGCGTGGGCCGTTGGAGTTCGGAGCTTCGTGGGACCCGCGGCCGGCGCGGGGACGTACGGCAGTGACTCGGGGCTCACCGGGGGCCAGTGCCGGGCCAGGGGGCCAGCCCCGCCCGCGTCTCGGCCCGGACGGCCCGGCGGGGAAGCTCCCATGCGGGACCGCGCGGCCCGGTGAGGGCGCGCGCGGGCGGGCGGGGACGCAGCCGGCACCATGTCCATGCTGCCCACCTTCGGCTTCACGCAGGAGCAAGTGGCGTGCGTGTGCGAGGTGCTGCAGCAGGGCGGCAACATCGAGCGGCTGGGCCGCTTCCTGTGGTCGCTGCCCGCCTGCGAGCACCTTCACAAGAATGAAAGCGTGCTCAAGGCCAAGGCCGTGGTGGCCTTCCACCGCGGCAACTTCCGCGAGCTCTACAAGATCCTGGAGAGCCACCAGTTCTCGCCGCACAACCACGCCAAGCTGCAGCAGCTGTGGCTCAAGGCACACTACATCGAGGCGGAGAAGCTGCGCGGCCGACCCCTGGGCGCCGTGGGCAAATACCGCGTGCGCCGCAAATTCCCGCTGCCGCGGTCCATCTGGGACGGCGAGGAGACCAGCTACTGCTTCAAGGAAAAGAGTCGCAGCGTGCTGCGCGAGTGGTACGCGCACAACCCCTACCCTTCACCCCGCGAGAAGCGTGAGCTGGCGGAGGCCACGGGCCTCACCACCACACAGGTCAGCAACTGGTTCAAGAACCGGCGGCAGCGCGACCGGGCGGCCGAGGCCAAGGAAAGGTACGAGTAAGTAGACCTTCTTCGGCGCCAGCTCCCCGGGGCCCAAGGGAGGGGTTCGCAGGGCTTCTGCGGGTCCCCCGGAGAGGCCTAAACTGGGCCCCCAGGCCCGGCCACAGCCCAGCTGCAGCCCGGCCTGACTTGGACGATGCTTAGGCCGGAGACCCGGCGAGCAGGGATTTGTCTAAAGCGGGCAGAGCAATTCAGGAAGTTGTCAACTAACTACTCGGTCGCTAGAGGAAAAGGGTGGAGA
The genomic region above belongs to Gorilla gorilla gorilla isolate KB3781 chromosome 12, NHGRI_mGorGor1-v2.1_pri, whole genome shotgun sequence and contains:
- the SIX2 gene encoding homeobox protein SIX2, translating into MSMLPTFGFTQEQVACVCEVLQQGGNIERLGRFLWSLPACEHLHKNESVLKAKAVVAFHRGNFRELYKILESHQFSPHNHAKLQQLWLKAHYIEAEKLRGRPLGAVGKYRVRRKFPLPRSIWDGEETSYCFKEKSRSVLREWYAHNPYPSPREKRELAEATGLTTTQVSNWFKNRRQRDRAAEAKERENNENSNSNNHNPLNGSGKSVLGSSEDEKTPSGTPDHSSSSPALLLSPPPPGLPSLHSLGHPPGPSAVPVPVPGGGGADPLQHHHGLQDSILNPMSANLVDLGS